From the genome of Ignavibacteriales bacterium, one region includes:
- the ispF gene encoding 2-C-methyl-D-erythritol 2,4-cyclodiphosphate synthase has protein sequence MSAQFKIGFGYDVHPFSTDRKLILGGVEIPSEKGLLGHSDADVLLHAICDAILGALALGDIGKHFPNTDPKYKDADSKQLLNHVFYLMADFHYEIGNVDSTVLLEEPKLSIFIPEMRKIIANILNVDVDRISIKATTSEKLGFVGRQEGCAAHAVVLLTKKDK, from the coding sequence TTGAGCGCACAATTTAAAATTGGTTTTGGTTATGATGTCCATCCATTTTCAACAGACCGTAAATTAATTCTTGGCGGAGTTGAAATTCCTTCCGAAAAAGGATTGCTTGGGCATTCCGACGCCGATGTTCTTCTTCATGCGATATGCGACGCCATCCTTGGTGCTCTCGCGCTCGGTGATATCGGAAAACATTTTCCTAATACCGATCCTAAATACAAAGATGCCGACAGTAAACAATTGCTGAACCATGTTTTTTATTTGATGGCCGATTTCCATTACGAAATTGGAAATGTGGATTCAACGGTTCTCCTTGAAGAGCCCAAACTTTCTATATTTATTCCCGAGATGAGAAAAATTATAGCAAATATTTTAAATGTAGACGTTGATCGTATTTCCATCAAAGCGACTACGTCAGAAAAATTAGGATTTGTCGGTCGTCAAGAAGGTTGTGCTGCCCATGCAGTTGTTCTTCTAACTAAAAAAGATAAATAA
- a CDS encoding molybdenum cofactor guanylyltransferase, with translation MNKKYKELTGFILAGGDSKRMGINKALLKIGNKTIVERSLDLMLNIFENVFLCTNDFEIYRFLNTPMIEDIYKSLGPLSGIHAGLEISETNKNFFLSCDLPLMSEELIRYITEYKTKSDLLITSANRRNQHLCGIYSKSLIRTIEDILRSSNNSINKNGKSSSSIKKMIVNTGAEIIKAEDIPFYNEEIFFNMNTQNDFEIIKKKILG, from the coding sequence ATGAACAAAAAATATAAAGAGCTAACGGGATTCATTCTTGCCGGCGGCGATAGCAAAAGGATGGGTATAAATAAAGCACTTCTTAAGATCGGAAATAAAACTATTGTTGAACGCTCACTTGATTTAATGCTGAATATTTTTGAAAATGTATTTTTGTGCACAAACGATTTTGAAATCTATAGGTTTCTCAATACCCCAATGATTGAAGACATCTACAAAAGTCTTGGTCCGCTTTCAGGAATACATGCCGGATTAGAAATTTCCGAAACAAATAAAAATTTTTTTCTCTCATGCGATTTACCATTAATGTCGGAAGAATTGATTCGTTACATTACCGAATATAAAACTAAGAGCGATTTACTAATCACTTCAGCAAACAGAAGAAATCAACATCTATGCGGAATTTATAGTAAATCATTAATCAGAACCATTGAAGATATTCTACGAAGTTCAAATAATTCTATTAATAAAAATGGAAAAAGTTCTTCAAGTATAAAAAAAATGATAGTTAATACCGGAGCTGAAATAATCAAAGCAGAAGATATTCCATTCTATAACGAAGAAATCTTTTTCAACATGAACACACAAAATGACTTTGAGATAATCAAAAAGAAAATTTTAGGATGA
- a CDS encoding MerR family transcriptional regulator has protein sequence MNDINVAQNEPIFTISAAAQLLKISVHTLRMYEREGLFIPYKKKSNQRLFSKADIERIQCIRNAINEAKISINGIKTIYSLIPCWDIVKCSDDDRKICKAYAGSHEPCWTYHHPQTICEKKECRSCEVYSKYSECGKIKELIKSITR, from the coding sequence ATGAACGATATAAACGTTGCACAAAATGAACCCATCTTTACAATCAGTGCCGCAGCTCAACTACTGAAAATTTCTGTACATACTTTACGAATGTACGAGCGTGAAGGGCTTTTCATTCCTTATAAGAAAAAATCGAATCAAAGACTTTTTTCTAAAGCGGATATTGAGCGGATACAATGTATTCGGAATGCGATTAACGAGGCAAAGATCAGCATCAACGGTATAAAAACAATTTACTCGCTTATTCCGTGTTGGGATATAGTTAAATGCTCTGACGATGATCGAAAGATCTGTAAAGCTTACGCTGGAAGCCATGAGCCATGCTGGACTTATCACCATCCCCAAACAATTTGTGAAAAAAAAGAATGCAGATCATGCGAAGTTTATTCAAAATATTCTGAGTGTGGTAAGATAAAAGAATTAATAAAATCGATTACGAGGTAA
- a CDS encoding DedA family protein, with protein MLHEIISYISTLDPALIYLVLFFFAFVENIFPPSPSDFVVLFGATLIANSTLGFIPILLLTSIGSGLGFIVMYLIGEFFGEKIIRKGKFKFIKAEYLIKADLFFHRYGYNIIIINRFLPGTRAVVSFFCGVHRLKPMRTFIYAWVSSFIWNALLIFLGIKLGENLQLIDSYLSKYSMIILSLTFLVIVFVLIRFWLKKKKTNEIS; from the coding sequence ATGCTTCATGAAATAATTTCCTATATCAGCACTCTCGATCCGGCACTAATCTATCTTGTTCTTTTCTTTTTTGCTTTCGTCGAAAATATTTTTCCTCCTTCACCGAGCGATTTTGTTGTCCTTTTTGGGGCAACTTTAATTGCAAATTCAACTCTTGGTTTCATACCGATATTATTGCTTACTAGTATCGGCAGCGGACTTGGTTTTATTGTAATGTATCTAATAGGTGAATTTTTTGGCGAAAAAATAATTCGCAAAGGAAAATTTAAATTTATCAAAGCAGAATATTTGATTAAAGCCGATCTATTCTTTCACAGGTACGGTTATAATATAATTATAATCAATCGATTTCTCCCAGGCACTCGTGCGGTAGTCAGTTTTTTCTGCGGAGTACACCGTCTTAAACCGATGCGTACATTTATCTATGCTTGGGTAAGTTCATTTATTTGGAATGCCCTGCTGATTTTTCTAGGCATTAAATTGGGAGAGAATCTGCAACTAATTGATTCTTATCTTTCTAAATATTCGATGATCATTTTATCACTCACATTCTTAGTAATTGTTTTTGTTTTGATTAGATTTTGGTTGAAAAAGAAAAAGACAAATGAAATTTCTTGA
- a CDS encoding thioesterase family protein yields the protein MDITNYKHKIVEVVRFHEVDILGVCNNAVYFNYFEDARIKYMQDIKKNFGLMEILEGNSFFIMVHNNCDYIASAYMDDELNIYTRIEFIKNTSFGFKHIVENNNTGKIIARGGGVVVHINRATNKSIPIPNEFYEAVQKFEKHLEIIKTT from the coding sequence ATGGATATAACTAATTACAAACATAAAATCGTTGAAGTTGTTCGTTTCCACGAGGTTGATATTCTTGGGGTTTGTAACAATGCGGTTTACTTCAACTACTTTGAAGATGCGCGTATTAAATATATGCAAGACATCAAGAAAAATTTTGGGCTGATGGAAATATTGGAAGGCAACTCATTTTTCATCATGGTTCATAACAACTGTGATTACATAGCATCTGCGTATATGGACGACGAACTTAATATTTATACCCGGATAGAATTTATCAAGAATACTAGTTTTGGATTTAAGCATATTGTGGAAAATAATAACACAGGTAAAATAATTGCTCGAGGCGGCGGGGTTGTAGTTCATATTAACAGAGCGACAAATAAGTCAATTCCAATCCCGAATGAGTTTTATGAAGCAGTGCAAAAATTTGAAAAACATTTAGAAATTATTAAAACAACCTAA
- a CDS encoding beta-eliminating lyase-related protein has translation MKKIIDLRSDTITKPSQEMRKAMYDAEVGDDVYKEDPTANELERYAAELLGKEAALFVPSGVMGNQICLNVLTQPGDEVICEKDAHIFQYESGSPAALSGIQLSLVDGTQGIFTLEQVEQLIRPESAYYMARTKVIEVENTHNRAGGTINPINNIIALSELAKKYNLYFHLDGARIWNASVETGISPADYAKHFDSISCCLSKGLGAPIGSIIAGTKDFIKEAYRVRKAWGGGMRQVGILASAGLFALKNNIPRLKEDHLKAKILAEALSKIPGLAIQKEFVQTNIVMFTPLKMSVDNFLAKSKDAGVLLGTGKVGVIRAVTHMDATMEEIGEAAKIFEQIML, from the coding sequence ATGAAAAAAATTATTGATTTAAGAAGCGACACTATAACAAAACCATCACAAGAAATGCGCAAGGCAATGTATGATGCTGAAGTAGGCGATGATGTGTACAAAGAAGATCCGACAGCAAATGAATTAGAAAGATATGCCGCTGAACTTCTCGGAAAAGAGGCTGCACTTTTTGTCCCGAGCGGAGTGATGGGAAATCAAATTTGTTTGAACGTACTTACTCAACCCGGCGATGAAGTAATTTGCGAAAAAGATGCTCACATATTTCAATACGAATCGGGTTCGCCAGCTGCCTTGAGCGGGATTCAGCTAAGTCTTGTTGATGGTACGCAAGGTATATTCACTCTTGAACAAGTTGAACAGTTGATTCGTCCCGAGAGCGCATATTATATGGCGCGTACAAAAGTTATCGAAGTTGAAAACACACACAACCGTGCCGGTGGAACAATTAATCCGATAAACAACATTATTGCTTTAAGTGAATTAGCAAAAAAATATAATCTTTACTTCCATCTTGATGGTGCACGAATTTGGAATGCTTCTGTTGAGACCGGAATTTCACCTGCTGATTACGCAAAACATTTTGATTCAATTTCTTGCTGTCTTTCAAAGGGACTCGGTGCGCCGATCGGTTCTATAATTGCGGGGACTAAAGATTTCATTAAAGAAGCTTACCGTGTACGTAAAGCTTGGGGCGGCGGAATGCGCCAGGTTGGAATTCTCGCCTCAGCTGGTTTATTCGCACTCAAAAATAATATTCCGAGGTTGAAAGAAGATCATTTAAAGGCAAAAATATTGGCGGAGGCACTTTCAAAGATTCCGGGATTAGCGATTCAAAAAGAATTTGTGCAGACAAATATTGTAATGTTTACACCGTTAAAAATGTCTGTAGATAATTTCCTGGCAAAAAGTAAAGATGCAGGAGTTCTACTTGGAACAGGAAAAGTTGGTGTTATACGGGCTGTAACTCACATGGATGCTACGATGGAAGAAATTGGAGAAGCAGCAAAGATTTTTGAACAGATAATGTTATAA
- a CDS encoding 4Fe-4S dicluster domain-containing protein, protein MARYGMVIDTKKCVGCMDCVVACKTENNVPEGHNRDWIVTVANGKFPSVNLEIQSQRCNHCDNTPCVACCPTGASHIHDIGKVVLVEHNMCIGCKACLAACPYDARFINPEGYADKCTFCIHRVEKGELPACVSVCPTHCMYFGDLDDPNSEVCRLIASRKNHQLIPEAGTQPRIFYLI, encoded by the coding sequence ATGGCAAGATATGGAATGGTGATAGATACAAAAAAATGTGTCGGATGTATGGATTGCGTTGTTGCATGTAAAACTGAAAATAATGTGCCCGAAGGACACAATAGAGATTGGATTGTAACTGTGGCTAATGGAAAATTTCCAAGTGTGAATCTTGAAATTCAATCTCAGAGATGCAACCATTGCGATAATACTCCATGCGTTGCGTGCTGTCCAACCGGAGCCAGCCATATTCACGATATTGGGAAAGTAGTTTTGGTTGAACATAATATGTGCATTGGTTGTAAAGCATGCCTTGCGGCTTGTCCTTATGATGCACGTTTCATCAATCCCGAAGGTTACGCTGATAAATGTACCTTCTGCATTCACAGAGTTGAAAAAGGAGAATTGCCGGCATGCGTTTCCGTATGCCCAACCCATTGTATGTATTTCGGCGATCTTGATGATCCGAATAGTGAAGTATGCCGATTGATAGCTTCAAGAAAAAATCATCAATTAATTCCTGAAGCCGGGACGCAACCTAGAATTTTTTATCTCATATAA
- a CDS encoding GIY-YIG nuclease family protein, which produces MDKYYVYIMSSKAKVLYVGMTNDISRRVYEHKNKMNIGFTAKYNVDCLVYFEEVANKVSAIRREKQLKGWIRDKKIKLVEIQNPNWEDLSKPWLDELMGKEENK; this is translated from the coding sequence GTGGACAAATATTACGTCTACATAATGAGCAGCAAAGCAAAAGTACTTTATGTCGGAATGACAAATGACATCTCAAGACGAGTTTACGAACATAAAAACAAAATGAATATTGGATTTACGGCAAAGTACAATGTGGATTGCCTAGTTTACTTCGAGGAAGTAGCAAACAAGGTATCAGCAATTAGAAGAGAGAAACAATTGAAAGGTTGGATTAGAGACAAGAAAATAAAATTGGTTGAAATACAAAATCCAAATTGGGAAGACTTAAGTAAACCATGGCTTGATGAGCTAATGGGGAAAGAAGAAAACAAATAA
- a CDS encoding molybdopterin-dependent oxidoreductase: MNSISRRKFLKISGFTVGAAAAVSSIGPVIKGAKKINKEKVKGIQKIPTYCDICFWKCGAIAYLKNGELWKIEGHPEDPLSKGRLCPRGTGGIGAYSDPDRLRSPLIRTRARGKEEWKEVTWGEAFDYIAEKMNKIKAKYGPEAVAFFAHGIGGNFLKHTLNAFGTQNISAPSFAQCRGPRDVGFELTFGEAIGSPERTDIENSKCLVLIGSHLGENMHNSQVQEFATAVQKDAAIIVVDPRFSVAASKAKYYLPIKPGTDIALLLAWMNVIVSEKLYDEEYVTKFGFGFEQFAAEISQFTPEWAYPETGIDPELIRTTARVMSQHKPATLIHPGRHTTWYGDDTQRSRAIALLNALMGSWGRKGGFFYPTKFGVPAYPYPAYPEPTKPKVDNPDKKYPFASEEITTGVRDATITGKPYPIKSWFVYATNLIHALPNEEETIKAIQNLDLMVVVDVIPSEIAGWADVVLPESIYLERYDDLHSSPFKEQFLGIRQPVIDSPNDQKPNWWIAKKLAEKLGLGHYYPWNDIEEYLDFRLKKIGMSLEEMKKKGIIHGNKVPIFFEDGIVPEFATPSGKIEFYSPQLAEAGFDPVPKYKRPEQPPSGYFRLLFGRAPVHSFSRTQSNRILMDMMDENEIWVNEDVANRFGLKNAQHVRLKNQDGVVSNKIKVKITERIRPDCVYMVHGFGHNSKMLKGAFGKGASDAQLITKYKTDPLMGGTAMNVNFVTFEMEA; encoded by the coding sequence ATGAATTCTATCTCAAGAAGAAAATTCCTAAAGATTTCCGGATTTACAGTCGGCGCTGCTGCAGCTGTTTCTTCTATCGGTCCGGTAATCAAAGGAGCTAAAAAAATCAACAAAGAAAAAGTAAAAGGAATTCAAAAAATTCCAACTTACTGCGATATCTGTTTCTGGAAATGCGGAGCCATAGCATATTTAAAAAACGGTGAGCTGTGGAAAATTGAAGGACATCCCGAAGATCCATTAAGCAAAGGAAGATTATGTCCCAGAGGAACAGGCGGCATTGGAGCTTATTCGGATCCTGATCGTTTACGTTCGCCGCTAATCAGAACAAGGGCGCGAGGTAAAGAAGAATGGAAAGAAGTTACGTGGGGTGAAGCATTTGATTACATCGCGGAGAAGATGAATAAAATTAAAGCTAAGTATGGACCGGAAGCGGTTGCGTTTTTTGCTCACGGTATTGGCGGAAATTTTTTGAAACATACCCTCAATGCATTCGGAACACAAAATATTTCGGCACCGTCATTTGCGCAATGCCGGGGTCCAAGGGATGTTGGCTTCGAATTAACATTTGGTGAGGCTATCGGTTCGCCTGAAAGAACCGACATAGAAAATTCAAAATGTCTTGTGCTCATTGGTTCTCATCTTGGTGAGAACATGCATAATTCACAAGTGCAAGAATTTGCTACTGCGGTTCAGAAGGACGCTGCAATTATTGTAGTTGACCCGAGATTTTCAGTGGCTGCATCTAAAGCAAAATATTATTTACCGATTAAACCGGGAACAGATATTGCGCTTCTTCTCGCGTGGATGAATGTGATCGTTTCTGAAAAACTCTATGATGAAGAATACGTTACAAAATTTGGTTTTGGTTTCGAACAATTCGCAGCTGAAATTTCTCAATTCACACCCGAGTGGGCTTATCCGGAAACGGGAATTGATCCCGAATTGATCCGGACAACAGCAAGAGTTATGTCTCAACATAAACCGGCAACATTAATCCATCCCGGAAGACACACAACCTGGTATGGAGATGATACACAGCGTTCGCGCGCAATTGCATTGTTAAATGCACTTATGGGAAGTTGGGGACGAAAAGGCGGATTCTTCTACCCGACAAAATTTGGAGTTCCAGCTTATCCATATCCCGCATATCCTGAACCAACAAAACCCAAAGTTGATAATCCTGATAAAAAATATCCATTCGCATCAGAAGAAATTACAACCGGAGTTAGAGACGCAACTATAACAGGTAAACCGTACCCAATTAAAAGCTGGTTCGTTTATGCTACAAATTTAATACACGCGTTACCTAATGAAGAAGAAACAATTAAAGCAATTCAGAATTTAGATCTGATGGTTGTTGTAGATGTAATTCCAAGCGAGATTGCCGGATGGGCAGATGTTGTTCTTCCGGAATCTATTTATCTGGAACGTTATGATGATTTACACTCATCTCCATTTAAGGAACAATTTTTAGGAATCCGCCAGCCTGTTATTGATTCACCAAACGACCAAAAACCAAACTGGTGGATCGCAAAAAAACTTGCAGAAAAATTGGGGCTTGGTCATTACTATCCTTGGAATGATATTGAAGAGTATCTCGATTTTCGTTTGAAGAAAATCGGAATGAGTTTAGAAGAGATGAAGAAGAAAGGAATTATTCACGGTAATAAAGTGCCAATCTTTTTTGAAGATGGAATTGTTCCGGAATTTGCGACTCCGTCCGGCAAGATCGAATTTTACTCGCCGCAACTGGCTGAAGCCGGATTCGATCCCGTTCCAAAATATAAAAGACCGGAACAGCCGCCGTCCGGATATTTCAGATTGTTATTCGGGCGCGCACCGGTTCATTCATTTAGCCGTACTCAATCAAATAGAATTTTGATGGATATGATGGATGAGAATGAAATTTGGGTGAACGAGGATGTAGCAAATCGCTTTGGATTAAAAAATGCTCAGCACGTTCGATTGAAGAATCAAGATGGTGTTGTGAGCAATAAAATTAAAGTTAAGATAACGGAAAGAATCAGACCAGATTGTGTTTATATGGTTCATGGTTTCGGGCACAATTCTAAAATGCTTAAAGGTGCATTCGGCAAAGGCGCAAGCGATGCTCAACTTATTACCAAATATAAAACCGATCCATTGATGGGAGGAACAGCTATGAATGTGAACTTTGTAACTTTTGAGATGGAGGCATAG
- a CDS encoding ribonuclease H-like domain-containing protein produces MNLVFDIETVSFGFETLSESQREFLLRYTEYEKDCQKKSELVDETMRYLSLYPYTAKIISLGLFNTETGKSMVFFEGGNDDEWIAEEKVIKYKPVDEKQMLSYFWKYADKAEKLISFNGRNFDLPFIMIRSVLNKVKPTKNYLKNRYDSTHHIDMLEQLTFYGLTKKFNLDFYCHAFGVESPKSKGITGMDVKELYRAGRMKDIAIYCGQDVKATFELYNIWDEYLNI; encoded by the coding sequence ATGAATCTTGTTTTTGATATTGAAACTGTTAGTTTTGGTTTTGAAACCCTTTCAGAATCCCAACGGGAATTCCTTCTTCGATACACCGAATACGAAAAAGATTGCCAGAAAAAAAGCGAATTGGTCGATGAAACTATGCGCTATCTCAGTCTCTATCCGTACACAGCAAAAATTATTTCACTTGGATTGTTCAACACAGAAACCGGCAAATCGATGGTCTTTTTTGAAGGCGGAAATGATGATGAATGGATTGCTGAAGAAAAAGTTATTAAGTACAAACCAGTAGATGAAAAACAAATGCTATCATATTTCTGGAAGTATGCAGACAAAGCGGAAAAATTAATTTCATTCAACGGTAGAAACTTTGATCTGCCCTTCATAATGATTCGCTCGGTTTTAAACAAAGTTAAACCAACAAAAAATTATCTGAAGAATCGTTACGATTCAACTCACCATATTGATATGCTTGAACAACTCACATTTTACGGTCTTACTAAAAAATTTAATCTTGATTTCTATTGTCATGCTTTCGGTGTAGAATCGCCTAAATCCAAAGGAATTACGGGTATGGATGTTAAAGAACTTTACCGAGCCGGAAGGATGAAGGACATTGCAATTTACTGCGGACAAGATGTTAAAGCTACATTCGAACTTTATAACATATGGGATGAGTATCTCAACATCTAG
- the lnt gene encoding apolipoprotein N-acyltransferase: protein MKFLEKYRIVLTTEERKERKKNLLLGLLSGVMLGISYPPIPLPFLSFFAFIPFLYVLEKKETLASLNRFTYFILFFFNLITLYWVGSWTKEADTFLMISGAALLFFNPFFYLIIPTLYHFSKKTFGKRIALFLFPFYWVTFEYLYSLTDLRFPWLTLGNCLPYFNTFIQAADIVGVYGLSLIILFLNIFIYLSIKDLKEKKKIDNKFALAAVALFFVVMIYGVVRINSFKIADKKIKVGLIQPNLNPWDKWKAGNLDDQLSQYLELSQSAINKGAKLIIWPESALPVYLLSGNYTDQVDRIHNFVSTKNIFLMTGMPDVNFYFNKNESPKDAKETKSGVLYTSYNSILLFTPYSLEVQKYGKIKLVPFGEHVPFVEELPFLGDFIKWEVGISSWNVGKTQTVFNLNESNNLPLKVGGVVCIESIYPEFVAGFVQQGANLLVVVTNDSWYGNSSGPYQHKEISVLRAVENRKTVVRAANGGVTCIIDPLGRTIASTKLFTRDILVVDATIEDGMTFYSRYPSIMPLFSSFISIGTFLFFIYKKISTKLKKSS, encoded by the coding sequence ATGAAATTTCTTGAAAAGTATAGAATAGTTTTAACAACCGAAGAGAGAAAGGAACGAAAGAAAAATTTGTTGCTCGGGCTCTTAAGCGGTGTAATGCTTGGCATCTCCTATCCGCCGATTCCTTTGCCGTTTCTAAGTTTCTTTGCTTTTATCCCATTTCTCTATGTACTTGAAAAAAAAGAAACTCTTGCATCGCTGAACCGTTTTACCTACTTCATTCTTTTCTTTTTTAATTTAATAACATTATACTGGGTCGGAAGCTGGACAAAAGAAGCGGACACATTTTTGATGATCTCTGGCGCCGCACTCTTATTCTTTAATCCTTTCTTCTATTTAATTATACCAACGCTTTATCATTTTTCAAAAAAAACTTTTGGTAAAAGGATTGCACTTTTCCTTTTTCCCTTTTACTGGGTAACATTTGAATATCTCTATAGTTTAACCGACTTACGCTTTCCATGGCTTACGTTGGGAAATTGTTTACCCTACTTCAATACATTTATACAAGCCGCAGATATAGTAGGCGTCTATGGTCTTTCACTGATCATTCTGTTCCTTAATATTTTTATTTATCTCTCAATCAAAGATCTGAAAGAAAAAAAGAAGATTGATAATAAATTTGCTTTAGCAGCAGTTGCGCTTTTTTTTGTTGTGATGATCTATGGAGTTGTAAGGATAAATAGTTTCAAGATTGCAGATAAAAAAATAAAAGTCGGATTGATCCAGCCAAATTTGAATCCGTGGGATAAATGGAAAGCCGGTAATCTTGATGATCAGCTTAGTCAATATTTGGAATTGTCGCAAAGTGCAATTAACAAAGGCGCAAAACTTATTATTTGGCCCGAATCCGCTTTGCCCGTCTATCTCCTCTCTGGAAATTATACAGATCAGGTTGACCGTATTCACAATTTTGTCAGCACGAAAAATATTTTTCTGATGACCGGAATGCCGGATGTAAATTTTTATTTTAATAAAAATGAATCTCCTAAAGATGCAAAAGAAACAAAGAGCGGCGTTCTGTATACATCTTATAATTCAATTTTACTTTTTACACCTTACTCTCTCGAAGTTCAGAAATATGGAAAGATAAAACTCGTTCCTTTTGGTGAGCATGTGCCGTTCGTTGAAGAACTTCCATTCTTAGGTGATTTTATTAAATGGGAAGTTGGTATATCAAGCTGGAATGTTGGTAAGACTCAAACTGTATTTAATCTAAATGAATCGAATAATCTTCCTCTTAAAGTTGGCGGCGTTGTTTGTATTGAATCAATTTATCCAGAATTTGTTGCTGGCTTTGTCCAACAGGGCGCAAACTTACTTGTGGTAGTCACAAACGACAGCTGGTACGGAAATTCAAGCGGACCGTATCAGCATAAAGAAATTTCTGTTCTACGAGCTGTGGAAAACCGGAAGACGGTAGTCCGCGCCGCTAATGGCGGAGTTACTTGCATAATCGATCCGCTCGGAAGAACAATTGCCTCAACAAAACTTTTTACACGTGATATTCTTGTTGTAGATGCAACTATAGAAGATGGAATGACATTTTATTCACGTTACCCATCTATAATGCCGTTGTTTTCTTCTTTCATTTCAATTGGAACCTTTTTGTTTTTTATTTATAAAAAAATCTCAACTAAACTGAAGAAAAGTTCATGA
- a CDS encoding acylphosphatase encodes MKRAEILINGLVQGIGFRYFVVRLAEKFGLKGYTKNLYTGEVYTVVEGELAVIEEFFNKIKIGPSQADVKNASIKWSESKNEFTKFEVRY; translated from the coding sequence ATGAAGAGGGCAGAAATTTTAATTAACGGTCTTGTCCAAGGAATTGGATTCAGATATTTTGTAGTTAGACTTGCTGAGAAATTTGGATTGAAAGGCTATACAAAAAATTTATATACCGGAGAAGTTTATACAGTTGTAGAAGGTGAATTGGCAGTGATTGAAGAATTTTTCAATAAAATAAAGATAGGTCCTTCACAAGCCGATGTGAAAAACGCATCTATAAAGTGGAGCGAATCAAAAAATGAGTTCACTAAATTTGAGGTACGGTATTGA
- a CDS encoding heparan-alpha-glucosaminide N-acetyltransferase domain-containing protein, whose amino-acid sequence MDLKNRALFIDLLKGLALIIMIEVHVVNALLTPALRDTWWFARLNFINGLVAPSFSFASGLVFVLSLQKGIVQLRTFGKEFWRKVSRIGLIFFVGYSLHIPYYSFAKILANPTQSNLESLYTVDILQLISTGLIFLLLARIVIKSENGFYNFSLIITALVLIVSPITWSIDFAKYMPLFFANYFNKMHGSLFPGFPWWAFVFSGAYVAKYYIKARKEGAEKEFAKKLIIYGTAFYLISVIVQYILFPTQTAKYRPSPFFFFERFGVILFALGTFWFYLHNKENYKSLILDVSRESLLVYWVHLQLIYQQVILGKSLIQISRQDYNLFQCLIVTVVLIVLMLVLAKVWGNLKRTYPFYSRWLTVSVLCIATLIFFIR is encoded by the coding sequence ATGGATTTAAAAAACCGGGCTTTGTTTATCGATCTTTTAAAAGGGCTTGCCTTAATTATTATGATCGAAGTGCACGTTGTTAATGCATTATTAACCCCGGCGCTTAGAGATACATGGTGGTTTGCCCGTTTGAATTTTATCAATGGATTAGTAGCGCCTTCCTTTAGTTTCGCTTCGGGATTGGTTTTTGTTCTTTCTCTACAAAAAGGGATTGTACAACTAAGAACATTTGGTAAGGAATTTTGGCGCAAAGTATCAAGAATTGGATTAATCTTTTTTGTAGGGTACTCGCTTCATATTCCTTATTACTCGTTCGCAAAAATTTTGGCTAATCCCACACAGTCTAATTTAGAAAGTTTATACACTGTTGATATTCTTCAATTAATCTCAACAGGACTTATATTTCTTCTCCTTGCTCGAATTGTGATCAAATCGGAGAACGGTTTTTACAATTTTTCTTTGATTATCACTGCACTTGTATTGATTGTAAGTCCAATAACATGGAGTATTGATTTTGCAAAGTACATGCCTCTTTTCTTCGCAAATTATTTTAACAAAATGCACGGCTCTTTATTTCCGGGATTTCCATGGTGGGCTTTTGTTTTTAGCGGTGCTTATGTCGCAAAATATTACATCAAAGCTCGAAAGGAAGGAGCCGAAAAAGAGTTCGCAAAAAAACTGATTATTTATGGTACAGCATTTTATCTTATTAGCGTGATTGTTCAATATATCTTATTTCCGACTCAGACAGCCAAATATCGGCCAAGCCCATTTTTCTTTTTCGAAAGATTCGGAGTTATTCTTTTTGCGCTTGGAACATTCTGGTTTTATTTGCACAATAAAGAGAATTATAAATCGCTCATACTGGATGTTAGCCGTGAATCTCTTTTAGTTTATTGGGTACATCTACAATTAATTTACCAGCAGGTAATTTTAGGCAAAAGTTTAATTCAGATTTCTCGGCAGGATTACAATTTATTTCAATGTCTGATCGTAACTGTGGTTTTGATTGTACTAATGCTTGTGCTTGCAAAAGTATGGGGCAATTTAAAAAGGACGTACCCGTTTTATTCACGTTGGTTAACAGTATCGGTACTATGTATAGCAACGTTAATATTTTTTATACGTTAG